A DNA window from Halorubrum sp. DM2 contains the following coding sequences:
- a CDS encoding glycosyltransferase family 4 protein → MLGWGFPPNITGGLDVHVGELFTGLRDDLGVDVTLVLPAEFAPDDGPGLEPVETGEGDVAARVGQLSDRFAELAPDHDVIHTHDWFGYGPGRAAARESDATWVSSFHSLASDRNIDPPSREVETERRLANAADTNIAVSEIVREDIRELYDADSRVVYNGFSTPTFSGKDVRSDLGIDGEMLFFVGRHTDQKGISHLLYAMKKLRGRDATLVVGGSGHQTEQLKRFVELIGIEDRVEFVGYVPEAELGDYYAASDAFVSPSYAEPFGITITEALEAGTQVVATRSGVAEVLPDDCLVEVETDSESIVDGMIEALDREEPPTYERREWSAVVDDTLAVYEDVA, encoded by the coding sequence ATGCTGGGATGGGGGTTCCCGCCGAACATCACCGGCGGACTCGACGTCCACGTCGGCGAACTGTTCACCGGGCTGCGCGACGACCTCGGCGTCGACGTCACGCTGGTGTTGCCCGCGGAGTTCGCGCCCGACGACGGGCCGGGACTCGAACCGGTCGAGACGGGCGAGGGCGACGTGGCCGCACGCGTGGGACAGCTCTCCGACCGCTTCGCCGAGCTCGCGCCGGATCACGACGTGATCCACACGCACGACTGGTTCGGCTACGGCCCCGGTCGCGCCGCCGCCCGCGAGTCGGACGCCACCTGGGTATCGTCGTTCCACTCGCTGGCGAGCGACCGTAACATCGACCCGCCGAGCCGCGAGGTCGAGACCGAGCGCCGGCTCGCGAACGCCGCCGACACGAACATCGCGGTCAGCGAGATCGTCCGCGAGGACATCAGGGAGCTGTACGACGCGGACTCGCGGGTCGTGTACAACGGCTTCTCGACGCCGACGTTCTCCGGGAAAGACGTCCGTTCGGACCTCGGGATCGACGGCGAGATGCTGTTCTTCGTCGGGCGACACACCGACCAGAAGGGGATCTCCCACCTCCTGTACGCGATGAAGAAGCTCCGCGGCCGCGACGCGACGCTCGTCGTCGGCGGGTCGGGCCACCAGACCGAGCAGCTGAAGCGGTTCGTCGAGCTGATCGGCATCGAGGACCGCGTCGAGTTCGTCGGCTACGTCCCCGAAGCCGAACTGGGCGACTACTACGCCGCGTCGGACGCGTTCGTCTCGCCGTCGTACGCGGAGCCGTTCGGGATCACTATCACCGAGGCGCTGGAGGCGGGGACGCAGGTCGTCGCGACCCGCTCGGGCGTCGCCGAGGTGCTGCCCGACGACTGCCTCGTGGAGGTCGAGACGGACTCGGAGTCGATCGTCGACGGGATGATCGAGGCGCTCGACCGCGAGGAACCGCCGACCTACGAGCGCCGCGAGTGGTCGGCGGTCGTCGACGACACGCTCGCCGTGTACGAAGACGTGGCGTAG
- a CDS encoding Single-stranded DNA binding protein: MDVNSHAEELASDLGVDKEEVKADLENLLEYSVPIDEAKQSVRRKHGGGGGGSTPTPDAVDVGEITTDHDGVTVTVRVLTQGTRTIRYQGDDLTIREGEIADETGVISYTAWQDFGFEPGDSLTIGNAGVREWEGRPELNLNDSTTVAIADEPVDVDHEIGGDRSLVEISAGDRGRNVEVRVLEVDEKTISGRDGETEILEGVVGDETAKLPFTDWQPRSELKPGADLRIEDVYVREFRGVPSLNLTEFSTVTPLPDAVEVADDAPRLSVADAVASGGMFDVEVVGNVLEIRDGSGLIERCPECGRVVQNGQCRSHGDVDGEDDLRVKAILDDGTDTVTVVLDDELTAEVYGGGLDDALAAAKDAMDKAVVADDIADALVGRAYRVRGNLSVDDYGANLDADEFELADDDPADAARAALAEVGE, encoded by the coding sequence ATGGACGTCAACAGCCATGCCGAGGAGCTCGCCTCCGACCTCGGCGTCGACAAAGAGGAGGTCAAAGCCGACTTGGAGAACCTACTGGAGTACAGCGTCCCGATCGACGAGGCGAAACAGAGCGTCCGCCGGAAACACGGCGGCGGTGGCGGCGGCTCGACCCCCACCCCGGACGCCGTCGACGTCGGCGAGATCACGACCGACCACGACGGCGTGACGGTCACCGTCCGCGTGCTCACGCAGGGGACGCGCACGATCCGGTACCAGGGCGACGACCTCACGATCCGCGAAGGGGAGATCGCAGACGAGACCGGCGTCATCTCCTACACCGCGTGGCAGGACTTCGGATTCGAGCCGGGCGACTCGCTGACGATCGGCAACGCCGGCGTCCGCGAGTGGGAGGGGAGACCGGAGCTCAACCTCAACGACTCGACCACCGTCGCCATCGCGGACGAACCGGTCGACGTCGATCACGAGATCGGCGGCGACCGCAGCCTCGTCGAGATCAGCGCGGGCGACCGCGGGCGCAACGTCGAGGTCCGCGTGCTGGAGGTCGACGAGAAGACCATCTCCGGGCGCGACGGCGAGACGGAGATCTTAGAGGGCGTCGTCGGCGACGAGACCGCGAAGCTCCCCTTCACGGACTGGCAGCCGCGCTCGGAGCTGAAGCCGGGCGCTGACCTCCGGATCGAGGACGTGTACGTCCGGGAGTTCCGCGGCGTCCCCTCGCTCAACCTCACCGAGTTCTCGACGGTGACGCCGCTGCCCGACGCCGTCGAGGTCGCGGACGACGCACCGCGGCTCTCGGTCGCCGACGCGGTCGCCTCCGGCGGGATGTTCGACGTTGAGGTCGTCGGGAACGTCTTAGAGATCCGGGACGGCTCCGGGCTCATCGAGCGCTGCCCCGAGTGCGGTCGCGTGGTTCAGAACGGCCAGTGTCGGAGCCACGGCGACGTCGACGGTGAGGACGACCTCCGCGTGAAGGCGATCCTCGACGACGGCACCGACACCGTCACCGTCGTCCTCGACGACGAACTCACCGCCGAGGTGTACGGGGGCGGCCTCGACGACGCCCTCGCCGCCGCGAAGGACGCGATGGACAAGGCGGTGGTCGCCGACGACATCGCCGACGCGCTCGTCGGGCGCGCCTACCGCGTCCGCGGCAACCTCTCGGTCGACGACTACGGCGCGAACCTCGACGCGGACGAGTTCGAACTCGCGGACGACGACCCGGCGGACGCCGCCCGCGCCGCGCTCGCGGAGGTGGGCGAATGA
- a CDS encoding metallophosphoesterase, which yields MDSAASPAVEPVVGEPAAVADLGTERALLVADVHAGIEVGLRYERGVELDSRADARRERLCDLVAETDADRLVVLGDLAHRIGAPDGDEREELETLVRAVTDRVPMTLVEGNHDAGVAEAFADDLDAVDPAGGLLGAEAPDERGGTVGVVHGHTWPDPALLDADVVCMGHEHPQVRLEDAVGGSRVERAWLRGPVDPTAFVGDPGPDAAAVEDPPELVIFPAFNERSGGTWVNVEGQSFLAPFLPDALPAGDAYLLDGTRLGDYRRV from the coding sequence ATGGACTCCGCCGCGTCGCCCGCCGTCGAGCCGGTCGTCGGCGAGCCGGCGGCCGTGGCCGACCTCGGGACCGAGCGCGCGCTGCTCGTCGCGGACGTACACGCCGGCATCGAGGTCGGCCTGCGCTACGAGCGCGGCGTCGAACTGGACTCCCGGGCCGACGCGCGCCGCGAGCGGCTCTGCGACCTCGTCGCCGAGACCGACGCCGACCGGCTCGTCGTCCTCGGCGACCTCGCGCACCGGATCGGCGCGCCCGACGGCGACGAGCGGGAGGAACTGGAGACGCTGGTCCGCGCCGTCACCGACCGCGTGCCGATGACGCTCGTCGAGGGGAACCACGACGCGGGCGTCGCCGAGGCGTTCGCGGACGACCTCGACGCGGTCGACCCCGCCGGCGGACTGCTCGGAGCGGAGGCCCCCGACGAGCGCGGGGGAACCGTCGGCGTCGTCCACGGTCACACGTGGCCCGACCCCGCCCTGCTCGACGCGGACGTGGTCTGTATGGGCCACGAGCACCCGCAGGTCCGGCTTGAGGACGCGGTCGGCGGCTCTCGCGTCGAGCGCGCGTGGCTCCGGGGTCCGGTCGATCCGACGGCGTTCGTCGGCGACCCCGGTCCGGACGCGGCGGCCGTCGAGGATCCGCCGGAACTCGTCATCTTCCCGGCGTTCAACGAGCGATCCGGCGGTACGTGGGTCAACGTCGAGGGGCAGTCGTTCCTCGCGCCGTTCCTCCCCGACGCGCTGCCCGCCGGCGACGCGTACCTGCTGGACGGGACGCGACTCGGTGACTACCGGCGGGTGTGA
- a CDS encoding 30S ribosomal protein S3ae, whose product MSERSVSKSREQKRWYTVLAPEQFDRQELGETLAEEPQQVVGRTITTTLDQLTGDSNANNTKLTFKITDVGSDSAYTEFIKYELTRDYLRSLVRRGASKVEASITVLTTDDYRIRVQPVALTTKKADRSQEKAIRRVMIDKVHAAAEERTFEAFVDAIVDGNLSSAIYGDAKEIYPLRRVEVQKLTLEARPREVAAEEETAVDVDADEVAVDE is encoded by the coding sequence ATGAGCGAACGATCCGTATCCAAGAGCAGAGAACAGAAGCGCTGGTACACCGTGTTAGCGCCCGAACAGTTCGACCGGCAGGAGCTCGGCGAGACCCTCGCCGAGGAGCCCCAGCAGGTCGTCGGGCGCACGATCACGACGACGCTCGATCAGCTGACGGGCGACTCCAACGCGAACAACACGAAGCTGACCTTCAAGATCACCGACGTGGGCAGCGACTCGGCGTACACCGAGTTCATCAAGTACGAGCTGACGCGCGACTACCTGCGCTCGCTCGTCCGCCGCGGTGCCTCGAAGGTCGAGGCGTCGATCACGGTGCTGACGACCGACGACTACCGCATCCGCGTCCAGCCCGTCGCGCTGACGACGAAGAAGGCGGACCGCTCGCAGGAGAAGGCGATCCGCCGCGTGATGATCGACAAGGTCCACGCCGCCGCCGAGGAGCGCACCTTCGAGGCGTTCGTCGACGCGATCGTCGACGGGAACCTCTCGTCGGCCATCTACGGCGACGCCAAGGAGATCTACCCGCTGCGCCGCGTCGAGGTCCAGAAGCTGACCCTCGAAGCGCGCCCGCGTGAGGTCGCCGCCGAGGAGGAGACCGCCGTCGACGTCGACGCCGACGAAGTGGCCGTCGACGAGTAA
- a CDS encoding DNA-directed RNA polymerase subunit L — protein MELRVIEKTDTELNIEIAGEDHTFMNVLKGALLESEDVAAATYDVNPEQSGGQTEPVLTVKSEEGDPLDVLADAAGSITERTDALRDAVRAA, from the coding sequence ATGGAACTGCGGGTCATCGAAAAGACCGACACGGAGCTCAACATCGAGATCGCGGGGGAGGACCACACGTTCATGAACGTGCTGAAGGGGGCGTTACTGGAGTCCGAGGACGTCGCGGCCGCGACCTACGACGTGAACCCCGAGCAGTCGGGCGGCCAGACCGAGCCGGTCCTCACCGTCAAGTCGGAGGAGGGCGACCCGCTCGACGTGCTCGCCGACGCTGCCGGGTCGATCACCGAGCGCACGGACGCGCTGCGCGACGCGGTCCGCGCGGCCTGA